One genomic segment of Streptomyces sp. NBC_00239 includes these proteins:
- a CDS encoding ATP-binding protein, with protein sequence MSTPVISAREADVLALLGEHLSNAEIAARLFISVRTVESHVSSLLRKLEVPDRRALSRHAPEPSRAEQARPAPALPAPLTAFVGRTRERGELAAAVTARRLVTAVGLGGVGKTRLALAVAADVAGDFADGVCFVDLVPVTDPGRVGAAVAAAMGVGEQPGRGIDDALVAALADRQALLVLDNCEQVRDGVAPFLERLLVACPGIRVLATSRARLMVPFEWVFPVPPLSRVGGGESDAVALFLERAAAVGRAPAPAERDRIAALCERLDGMALAIELAAARWSTLGLDGLAAGLGDQLRILAGGPRADGRHRSVRAVLDWSHDLLEPQDRALLRRVSAFVAPFTAEAAAEVAEFGPAGAAAVADGLGRLAEQSLLAVTPSDTGTRYQALETLRQYGTERLADAGELDDVRSRHLAWCLAGAAGLQEGGGSDWRVRFDAVAEDLRAALTWAAGRPEQRADACRLALAMAELAFTRNLLGEAQQRYEQAALLTADADAATTLRQAAGVAGCRRLGDDMYRLHQAAAEAARRAGDGAGAARDLAAAATAAYRFSSTFVSRVPSAEEVTGLLAAAREQADDDDPAAEAALALAEAAVVADAFGAVQGAPDNTAPDTVACAERAVELARRAGDPVARSAALDALSGAQSWAGESFAAAAAARARIGILTSAPSAPARTHELIDALAMAAATAVGTGELSAARRWGDQLAGQPQLAEVGDHATSWLLVADAFAGHADAVLTSSVRFLDAWEQSGRQRSFSLGPAAASVAMIHGLRGDDEARATWLTITDRTGSKEDHHHGHGAVFDAMVLLHHGDADAALERIAPEPEQVWKWVCWVWLHWYTALRAEAAVLAGHPDARARVAAARAVVAGNPVATALVDRAEALLGEDLPQLLATASAFEAAGCRYQWARTLLLAGGAHAATGASALADLGLAPMASRQPPHWRP encoded by the coding sequence GTGTCCACTCCAGTGATCTCAGCTCGGGAAGCCGACGTGCTCGCGCTGCTCGGGGAGCATCTGAGCAACGCAGAGATAGCCGCGCGGCTGTTCATCTCCGTACGGACGGTCGAGTCGCACGTCTCCTCGCTGCTGCGGAAGTTGGAGGTGCCGGACCGGCGGGCGCTGTCCCGGCACGCGCCCGAACCGTCGCGTGCCGAGCAGGCGCGCCCGGCACCCGCGCTCCCGGCCCCGCTGACGGCGTTCGTCGGCCGGACACGGGAACGCGGGGAGCTGGCCGCGGCGGTGACGGCACGTCGGCTGGTGACCGCCGTCGGTCTGGGCGGGGTCGGCAAGACGCGGCTCGCGCTGGCGGTGGCGGCTGACGTGGCGGGCGACTTCGCCGACGGGGTGTGCTTCGTCGACCTGGTCCCGGTCACCGATCCCGGGCGGGTGGGCGCGGCGGTCGCGGCGGCCATGGGCGTGGGCGAGCAGCCCGGGCGCGGCATCGACGACGCCCTGGTGGCCGCGCTGGCGGACCGTCAGGCGCTGCTGGTACTGGACAACTGCGAGCAGGTGCGCGACGGGGTGGCGCCGTTCCTGGAACGGCTGCTCGTGGCGTGCCCGGGGATACGGGTGCTCGCGACCAGCCGGGCCCGGCTGATGGTGCCGTTCGAGTGGGTCTTCCCGGTTCCGCCGCTGTCGCGCGTCGGCGGCGGCGAGTCGGACGCGGTGGCCTTGTTCCTGGAGCGGGCGGCGGCGGTCGGCAGGGCCCCGGCCCCGGCGGAACGCGACCGGATCGCGGCGCTGTGCGAACGGCTCGACGGCATGGCGCTGGCCATCGAACTGGCGGCGGCCCGGTGGTCCACACTCGGTTTGGACGGCCTGGCGGCCGGCCTCGGCGACCAGCTCCGGATCCTCGCCGGCGGCCCCCGTGCCGACGGCAGGCACCGGTCGGTGCGGGCCGTCCTCGACTGGAGCCACGACCTGCTCGAGCCGCAGGACCGGGCACTGCTGCGGCGGGTGTCGGCGTTCGTCGCTCCGTTCACCGCCGAGGCGGCCGCCGAGGTGGCCGAGTTCGGTCCGGCGGGGGCGGCCGCGGTCGCCGACGGGCTCGGCAGGCTCGCCGAGCAGAGCCTGCTCGCCGTGACCCCGTCCGACACCGGCACCCGCTACCAGGCGCTGGAGACCCTCCGTCAGTACGGCACGGAGCGGCTCGCCGACGCCGGTGAGCTCGACGATGTCCGGTCGCGCCACCTGGCATGGTGCCTGGCCGGTGCGGCCGGCCTCCAGGAAGGCGGCGGCTCGGACTGGCGAGTGCGGTTCGATGCGGTCGCGGAGGACCTGCGGGCCGCCTTGACCTGGGCCGCGGGCCGGCCGGAGCAGCGCGCGGACGCGTGCCGTCTCGCCCTGGCCATGGCTGAGCTGGCCTTCACCCGGAACCTGCTGGGCGAGGCCCAACAGCGTTACGAGCAGGCGGCCTTGCTCACTGCCGACGCCGACGCCGCAACCACATTGCGGCAGGCCGCCGGGGTGGCGGGGTGCCGCAGGCTCGGCGACGACATGTACCGCCTGCACCAGGCCGCCGCCGAAGCCGCCCGCCGGGCCGGGGACGGCGCCGGGGCCGCCCGCGACCTGGCGGCTGCCGCCACCGCCGCGTACCGCTTCTCCAGCACGTTCGTCAGCCGGGTTCCGTCCGCGGAGGAGGTGACCGGCCTGCTCGCGGCGGCGCGCGAGCAGGCCGATGACGACGACCCGGCCGCCGAGGCGGCTCTCGCGCTGGCCGAGGCCGCGGTGGTCGCGGACGCGTTCGGCGCGGTCCAGGGGGCTCCCGACAACACCGCACCGGACACCGTCGCGTGCGCCGAACGGGCCGTCGAACTCGCCCGGCGCGCGGGCGACCCGGTGGCACGGTCCGCAGCCCTCGACGCGCTCTCCGGCGCCCAGAGCTGGGCGGGTGAGAGCTTCGCCGCCGCGGCCGCCGCCCGGGCCCGGATCGGCATCCTGACCTCGGCACCGAGCGCCCCTGCCCGGACGCACGAGCTGATCGACGCCCTCGCCATGGCCGCCGCGACCGCCGTCGGTACGGGCGAGCTGTCGGCGGCCCGCCGGTGGGGCGACCAGCTCGCGGGCCAGCCGCAGCTGGCCGAGGTGGGCGACCACGCCACGTCCTGGCTGCTGGTCGCGGACGCGTTCGCGGGCCATGCCGACGCGGTGCTCACCAGCAGCGTGCGCTTCCTCGACGCGTGGGAGCAGTCCGGCCGGCAACGGTCCTTCTCACTCGGTCCGGCCGCGGCGTCCGTCGCGATGATCCACGGCTTGCGAGGCGACGACGAGGCCCGGGCGACCTGGCTCACGATCACCGACCGGACAGGCAGCAAGGAAGACCACCACCACGGCCACGGCGCCGTCTTCGACGCCATGGTCCTGCTCCACCACGGGGACGCGGACGCGGCCCTGGAGCGCATCGCGCCCGAGCCGGAGCAGGTGTGGAAGTGGGTCTGCTGGGTGTGGCTGCACTGGTACACGGCGCTCCGGGCCGAGGCAGCGGTCCTCGCCGGGCACCCGGACGCCCGGGCGCGGGTCGCCGCCGCCCGGGCCGTGGTCGCCGGGAACCCGGTCGCCACCGCCCTGGTGGACCGGGCGGAGGCGCTGCTCGGCGAAGATCTGCCGCAGTTGCTCGCCACCGCGTCGGCCTTCGAGGCGGCCGGCTGCCGCTACCAGTGGGCGCGCACGCTCCTGCTCGCCGGGGGCGCGCACGCCGCGACCGGCGCGTCCGCCCTGGCCGACCTCGGACTCGCACCCATGGCCTCCCGGCAGCCGCCCCACTGGCGCCCGTGA
- a CDS encoding VOC family protein, with amino-acid sequence MTSSSTQGMKTVLHPVSDLAQAKAVYAALLGVAPQTDGPHYVGFEAAGQHVGLLPGGGPQGLTASLAYWHVSDIEAKLAELTAAGATVKEPAHDVGGGRLVATAIDPDGNPIGLVQDR; translated from the coding sequence GTGACCAGCTCTTCCACCCAGGGGATGAAGACCGTGCTGCATCCCGTGTCCGACCTCGCCCAGGCCAAGGCGGTGTACGCCGCGCTGCTCGGTGTCGCCCCGCAGACCGACGGGCCCCACTACGTCGGCTTCGAGGCCGCCGGCCAGCACGTCGGCCTCCTCCCGGGCGGCGGGCCGCAGGGCCTGACGGCGTCGCTGGCCTACTGGCACGTGTCGGACATCGAGGCGAAGCTCGCCGAACTGACCGCCGCGGGCGCCACCGTCAAGGAGCCCGCGCACGACGTCGGCGGCGGCCGCCTGGTGGCCACCGCCATCGACCCCGACGGCAACCCCATCGGACTGGTGCAGGACCGATGA
- a CDS encoding pyridoxamine 5'-phosphate oxidase family protein, protein MSTPPRSRAQRRRDTEHRLGRDIDVWVASASADGVPHLVPLSFDWDGEVLLAATPAESPTGRNLAATRTARLALGHTRDVAMIEGHVEVLAIDALPPHLGGRFAARTGFDPRSLATRYRWFRITPHRIRAWREENELADCELMRDGRWLV, encoded by the coding sequence ATGAGCACCCCACCCCGCTCCCGCGCACAGCGTCGTCGCGACACCGAGCACCGGCTCGGCCGCGACATCGACGTCTGGGTGGCCAGTGCCTCGGCGGACGGCGTCCCACACCTGGTACCGCTGTCCTTCGACTGGGACGGCGAGGTGCTCTTGGCGGCCACCCCGGCGGAAAGCCCCACCGGCCGGAACCTGGCCGCCACCCGGACCGCTCGGCTCGCCCTCGGCCACACCCGTGACGTCGCCATGATCGAGGGTCACGTCGAGGTCCTCGCCATCGATGCCCTGCCGCCGCACCTGGGTGGCCGGTTCGCCGCACGCACCGGCTTCGACCCGCGCTCCCTCGCCACCCGGTACCGCTGGTTCCGTATCACTCCTCACCGCATCCGGGCCTGGCGGGAGGAGAATGAGCTGGCGGACTGTGAGCTGATGCGCGACGGTCGCTGGCTGGTCTGA
- a CDS encoding iron chaperone, whose amino-acid sequence MSSTDNRAHEGFTAEERAAMKDHAQDLKKAARRGSKADKAAQEHQDVLAKIAEMQDADRTMAERVHAVITATAPVLAPKLWYGMPSYALDGKVVCYFQSAEKFKARYATLGFSDQAKLDDGPMWAAAFALTEVTAEAEARIAALVKQAVS is encoded by the coding sequence ATGAGCAGCACCGACAACCGCGCACACGAGGGATTCACGGCCGAGGAGCGAGCCGCGATGAAGGACCACGCACAGGACCTCAAGAAGGCGGCCCGCCGCGGCTCGAAGGCGGACAAGGCGGCGCAGGAGCACCAGGACGTGCTCGCGAAGATCGCGGAGATGCAGGACGCGGACCGGACCATGGCCGAGCGCGTCCACGCCGTCATCACCGCCACCGCCCCGGTCCTCGCGCCGAAGCTCTGGTACGGCATGCCCTCGTACGCGCTGGACGGCAAGGTCGTCTGCTACTTCCAGAGCGCCGAGAAGTTCAAGGCGCGCTACGCGACGCTCGGCTTCAGCGACCAGGCGAAGCTGGACGACGGCCCGATGTGGGCGGCCGCCTTCGCCCTGACCGAGGTGACGGCCGAGGCGGAGGCGCGGATCGCCGCCCTCGTGAAGCAGGCGGTGAGCTGA
- a CDS encoding alpha/beta fold hydrolase, which produces MSAFRVVSSQRSSVRQVARAVHGGPGASGIAARTEEEFLAGGWRQVRESAGPHWWSTMRLAGREALYRSAVHRALVTEPAIRDVLTALPIPRACLRPEADPPLPGAQELTEAGVEVVSIADCGHNIMLDNPEAFAQATARALREFQ; this is translated from the coding sequence GTGAGCGCTTTCAGGGTGGTGTCCAGCCAGCGCAGCTCGGTGCGGCAGGTGGCGCGGGCGGTGCACGGCGGGCCCGGGGCGAGCGGCATCGCCGCTCGTACCGAGGAGGAGTTCCTGGCCGGCGGATGGCGCCAGGTTCGCGAGAGCGCCGGGCCGCACTGGTGGTCCACCATGCGGCTGGCCGGTCGAGAGGCGCTGTACCGCAGTGCGGTGCACCGGGCGCTCGTCACCGAGCCTGCGATCCGCGACGTGCTGACGGCCCTGCCGATACCGCGTGCCTGCCTGCGACCGGAGGCCGACCCGCCGCTTCCCGGAGCCCAGGAACTCACCGAGGCGGGAGTCGAGGTGGTGTCGATCGCGGACTGCGGGCACAACATCATGCTGGACAACCCGGAGGCCTTCGCCCAGGCCACCGCCCGCGCCCTGCGAGAGTTCCAATAG
- a CDS encoding MFS transporter has translation MSTPRRLAALLPDLAPWRSSRDFRLLFWQGTVTFFGSFMAMIALPLQIKHLTDSPLAVGAMGAVELIPMVVCGLYGGALADAVDRRRLILLTEVGLGVLALILLVNALLPTPLLWPLYVVAAGVSGLAGLQRPALDSLMARIVPHDQMTAAAALNSLRYNVGAIAAPSLAGVVVAYAGYASAYTITVIGFAVSVLLCTRLAPAPPVHGAERPSLRSIAEGARYAWSRPVLLGTYAVDLAAMFFAFPNTIFPFLADELDAVWALGLMYAAGAVGSLLLGLTSGWTSRVHRHGLLVIGGATVWGLAVAAAGWTGSIWVVLACLAVAGAGDMLSGLGRATIWNQTIPEELRGRLAGIEVLSYSVGPQLGQVRAGTTAGWTGTRSAFWTGGVACVASVAVLSALLPKLFTYDARTDEDAIRRRAAREPAAPTPAA, from the coding sequence GTGAGTACCCCCCGCCGCCTCGCCGCCCTCCTGCCCGACCTGGCCCCCTGGCGTTCCAGCCGGGACTTCCGGCTGCTGTTCTGGCAGGGCACGGTCACGTTCTTCGGCTCCTTCATGGCGATGATCGCCCTGCCGCTCCAGATCAAGCACCTCACGGACTCGCCCCTCGCGGTGGGTGCGATGGGCGCGGTGGAGCTGATCCCGATGGTGGTCTGCGGCCTCTACGGCGGGGCACTCGCGGACGCCGTGGACCGGCGGCGGCTGATACTGCTCACCGAGGTCGGACTCGGCGTCCTGGCCCTGATCCTGCTGGTCAACGCGCTGCTCCCGACCCCCCTCCTGTGGCCGCTGTACGTGGTCGCCGCCGGGGTCTCCGGCCTCGCGGGCCTCCAACGGCCCGCCCTCGACTCCCTGATGGCCCGGATCGTCCCGCACGACCAGATGACCGCCGCGGCAGCACTGAACTCACTGCGCTACAACGTCGGCGCCATCGCCGCGCCCTCCCTGGCGGGCGTGGTCGTCGCGTACGCGGGGTACGCCTCCGCCTACACCATCACGGTGATCGGCTTCGCGGTCTCCGTCCTGCTGTGCACCCGGCTGGCGCCCGCACCCCCCGTCCACGGTGCCGAACGGCCCTCGCTGCGCTCCATAGCCGAGGGCGCCCGGTACGCGTGGAGCAGGCCGGTGCTGCTCGGCACGTACGCGGTGGACCTCGCGGCGATGTTCTTCGCCTTCCCCAACACGATCTTCCCGTTCCTCGCGGACGAACTGGACGCGGTGTGGGCCCTGGGCCTGATGTACGCGGCGGGCGCGGTCGGTTCCCTCCTGCTGGGCCTGACCAGCGGCTGGACCTCCCGGGTCCACCGGCACGGGCTGCTGGTGATCGGCGGGGCGACCGTCTGGGGCCTGGCCGTGGCGGCGGCGGGGTGGACCGGCAGCATCTGGGTGGTGCTGGCCTGCCTGGCCGTGGCGGGCGCGGGCGACATGCTCAGCGGTCTCGGCCGCGCCACGATCTGGAACCAGACCATCCCCGAGGAGCTGCGCGGCCGCCTGGCGGGCATCGAGGTCCTCTCGTACAGCGTCGGCCCGCAGCTCGGCCAGGTCCGGGCGGGCACGACGGCGGGCTGGACCGGTACCCGCTCCGCGTTCTGGACCGGTGGCGTGGCCTGCGTGGCCTCGGTGGCCGTCCTGTCCGCGCTGCTCCCGAAACTGTTCACGTACGACGCCCGTACCGACGAGGACGCGATCCGCCGCCGCGCCGCCCGCGAGCCCGCCGCCCCGACCCCGGCCGCCTGA
- a CDS encoding SPFH domain-containing protein produces the protein MADITRRFGWRHLRSAPTAHIRHHKRGRLAHDGRGLSFWYRSLSAALSEVPVDDRELAMAFHARTADFQDVTVQATVTYRINDPAAAADRLDFSVDPDTGTWRGAPLEQISTLLTETAQQHTLDVLARTPLAGALVDGVASVRQSVAAGLAAEPRLPATGIEVVTVRVVAIRPEAEVERALRTPAREQIQQEADRATYERRAVAVERERAIAENELASQIELARREEELVEQRGINSRREAEEKAAADSVRTEAEAARKVRLALADAEAARATGSARAEAQSAWLAVHGEAGPATLYALAATRMAENLPRVESITLSPDVLTGLLSKLGRPDSGADA, from the coding sequence ATGGCCGACATCACCCGGCGCTTCGGCTGGCGTCATCTGCGATCCGCGCCCACCGCCCACATCCGCCACCACAAGCGCGGCCGGCTCGCCCATGACGGCCGGGGGCTCAGTTTCTGGTACCGGTCGCTGTCAGCGGCGCTGTCCGAAGTACCCGTCGACGACCGGGAGCTGGCCATGGCCTTCCATGCCCGTACGGCCGACTTCCAGGACGTCACCGTGCAGGCCACCGTCACCTACCGGATCAACGACCCGGCCGCGGCCGCGGACCGGCTCGACTTCTCCGTCGACCCGGACACCGGCACCTGGCGCGGCGCGCCCTTGGAGCAGATCTCCACCCTTCTCACCGAGACCGCGCAGCAGCACACGCTGGACGTGCTGGCCCGGACCCCGCTGGCCGGCGCCCTGGTGGACGGAGTCGCCTCCGTACGGCAGAGCGTCGCCGCCGGTCTCGCCGCCGAGCCCAGGCTCCCGGCCACCGGCATCGAGGTGGTGACCGTGCGGGTCGTCGCGATCCGGCCCGAGGCCGAGGTGGAGCGCGCCCTGCGCACACCGGCCCGCGAGCAGATCCAGCAGGAGGCGGACCGGGCCACGTACGAACGGCGGGCCGTCGCCGTCGAACGCGAGCGTGCGATCGCCGAGAACGAGCTGGCCAGTCAGATCGAACTGGCCCGGCGCGAGGAGGAGCTGGTCGAGCAGCGCGGCATCAACTCCCGCCGCGAGGCCGAGGAGAAGGCGGCGGCCGACAGCGTGCGCACCGAGGCCGAGGCGGCCCGCAAGGTCCGTCTGGCCCTCGCGGACGCCGAGGCGGCACGCGCGACGGGCTCGGCGCGCGCCGAGGCGCAGTCCGCCTGGCTGGCGGTGCACGGCGAGGCCGGCCCGGCCACGCTGTACGCGCTGGCGGCGACCCGGATGGCGGAGAACCTGCCGCGGGTCGAGAGCATCACGCTCTCCCCGGACGTCCTCACCGGCCTCCTCAGCAAGCTCGGGCGTCCGGACTCCGGGGCGGACGCGTGA
- a CDS encoding HAD family hydrolase produces MIKGVMFDFSGTLFRVEPTADWLRAVVDAAGVEATEAELAACAARLEEAGALPGGASPARLPHHLVQEWETRDLSPQAHRSVYTALTRGAGLPWPELVEPLYDRHHTPAAWRPYPDTDATLRALRGRGVPVAVVSNIGWDLRPVFRHHGVYELVDAYLLSYEEGVQKPDARLFAAACEALGLPPEEVLMVGDSRQADGGAAALGCRVHLVEHLPVEQRPGALTEVLREL; encoded by the coding sequence ATGATCAAAGGCGTGATGTTCGACTTCTCGGGGACGCTCTTCCGCGTGGAGCCGACGGCGGACTGGCTGCGCGCCGTCGTGGACGCAGCAGGAGTCGAGGCGACGGAGGCGGAGCTCGCCGCGTGCGCCGCCCGCCTGGAGGAGGCCGGAGCGCTGCCGGGGGGCGCCTCGCCCGCGCGGCTGCCGCATCACCTGGTGCAGGAGTGGGAGACCCGCGACCTGAGCCCCCAGGCCCACCGCTCGGTGTACACGGCGCTCACGCGCGGCGCCGGACTGCCCTGGCCGGAGCTCGTGGAGCCGCTGTACGACCGTCACCACACCCCGGCCGCCTGGCGCCCGTACCCGGACACGGACGCGACGCTGCGCGCCCTGCGCGGGCGCGGGGTGCCCGTCGCCGTCGTCAGCAACATCGGCTGGGACCTGAGGCCGGTGTTCCGCCACCACGGCGTGTACGAGCTCGTCGACGCGTACCTGCTCTCGTACGAGGAGGGCGTCCAGAAACCGGACGCGCGGCTCTTCGCGGCCGCCTGCGAGGCGCTCGGCCTGCCGCCCGAGGAGGTCCTGATGGTCGGCGACAGCCGGCAGGCGGACGGCGGCGCGGCGGCCCTCGGATGCCGGGTGCACCTGGTCGAGCACCTGCCCGTCGAGCAGCGGCCCGGCGCTCTGACGGAGGTCCTGCGGGAGCTGTGA
- a CDS encoding Orn/Lys/Arg decarboxylase N-terminal domain-containing protein, with product MANGTVLLALREDPLGGGVSAEQLRRIGKELENRGLELRRAADARDARAMLQTEAGLAAAVVAWDLPRLPSGTPAGEAALPTGGAEVLDRIRHRFKDLPVFLLMTDSSDHDLEHLPLWVSETVVGYIWPLEDTPAFIAGRVAAAARTYLKEVLPPFFRALRRFDDAHEYSWHTPAHSGGVAFLKSPAGRAFFDYYGERLFRTDLSISVGELGSLYEHSGPIGEAERNAARVFGAERTYFVLHGDSTCNRMVGHYSVTADEIALVDRNCHKSVLHGLVVSGARPVYLVPTRNGYGLAGPVPPTATAPAAVAARIAANPLTAGAVSPHAQYAVITNSTYDGLCYDTVATARALAQSTPRLHFDEAWFAYARFHPLYRGRYGMAVGPDTLEEAERPTVFATHSTHKLLAALSQCAMVHVRPAPRAPVEHDRFNEAFMMHGTTSAFYPGIASLDVATAMMDGPQGRWLIDEAVTEAIRFRQAVVRTGRRISAAADRPDWFFGVWQPEHVTDPATGSRIPFADAPTALLAIEPACWQLEPGAPWHGFRDLVDGYALLDPVKVTLTCPGVTATGETQPWGIPARVLTEYLATRGIVVEKTDSYTTLILFSMGITKGKWGTLMDALMDFKTLYDTDAPLDRVLPALTARHPARYRDTTLRELCAHMHEHLTRGAFINALDEAFQDLPQPVHPPRHCYQQLIRGGTERLRLADAAHRVAAAMVTVTPPGIPVLMPGESLGTPDGALLRYLGALEAFDRAFPGFGSEAHGVTVDPETGDYLIECLRDADADGVERV from the coding sequence ATGGCGAACGGCACGGTGCTGCTGGCACTGCGTGAGGACCCCCTCGGCGGCGGGGTGAGCGCCGAGCAACTGCGTCGGATCGGGAAGGAACTGGAAAACCGGGGGCTCGAACTGCGGCGTGCGGCCGATGCGCGCGACGCGCGGGCGATGCTGCAGACGGAGGCGGGACTCGCCGCCGCCGTGGTGGCCTGGGACCTGCCGCGCCTGCCTTCGGGCACCCCGGCCGGGGAAGCGGCCCTGCCGACCGGCGGGGCGGAGGTGCTGGACCGGATCCGGCACCGCTTCAAGGACCTGCCGGTGTTCCTGCTGATGACCGACAGTTCCGACCACGACCTGGAACACCTGCCGCTCTGGGTGTCGGAGACCGTCGTCGGCTACATCTGGCCGCTGGAGGACACCCCCGCCTTCATCGCCGGCCGGGTCGCGGCAGCCGCTCGTACGTACCTCAAGGAGGTGCTGCCGCCCTTCTTCCGCGCCCTGCGCCGCTTCGACGACGCCCACGAGTACTCCTGGCACACCCCCGCCCACTCCGGCGGCGTCGCCTTCCTGAAGTCGCCCGCCGGGCGGGCCTTCTTCGACTACTACGGAGAGCGCCTCTTCCGCACCGACCTGTCCATCTCGGTCGGCGAACTCGGCTCGCTCTACGAGCACAGCGGACCGATCGGCGAGGCCGAACGCAACGCCGCCCGCGTCTTCGGCGCGGAACGCACCTACTTCGTCCTGCACGGCGACTCCACCTGCAACCGCATGGTCGGCCACTACAGCGTCACCGCCGACGAGATCGCCCTCGTCGACCGCAATTGCCACAAGTCGGTCCTGCACGGACTGGTCGTCTCCGGCGCCCGCCCCGTCTACCTCGTCCCCACGCGCAACGGCTACGGACTCGCCGGACCGGTGCCCCCCACCGCCACCGCACCGGCAGCCGTCGCCGCCCGGATCGCCGCCAACCCGCTCACCGCCGGCGCCGTCTCACCGCACGCGCAGTACGCGGTCATCACCAACTCCACCTACGACGGCCTCTGCTACGACACCGTCGCCACCGCCCGCGCCCTCGCCCAGAGCACGCCCCGCCTGCACTTCGACGAGGCCTGGTTCGCCTACGCCCGCTTCCACCCCCTCTACCGGGGGCGGTACGGCATGGCCGTCGGCCCCGACACCCTCGAAGAGGCCGAGCGGCCGACCGTGTTCGCCACCCACTCCACCCACAAGCTGCTCGCCGCGCTCTCGCAGTGCGCCATGGTCCACGTACGGCCCGCACCCCGCGCACCCGTGGAACACGACCGCTTCAACGAAGCGTTCATGATGCACGGCACCACCTCCGCCTTCTACCCCGGCATCGCCTCGCTGGACGTGGCCACCGCGATGATGGACGGACCGCAGGGCCGCTGGCTGATCGACGAAGCCGTCACCGAGGCGATCCGCTTCCGGCAGGCCGTCGTACGCACGGGCCGCCGGATCTCCGCCGCCGCGGACCGGCCCGACTGGTTCTTCGGCGTCTGGCAGCCCGAGCACGTCACCGACCCCGCCACCGGCTCCCGCATCCCCTTCGCCGACGCCCCCACCGCGCTGCTCGCCATCGAGCCCGCCTGCTGGCAGCTCGAACCCGGCGCGCCCTGGCACGGCTTCCGCGACCTCGTCGACGGTTACGCCCTCCTCGACCCCGTCAAGGTCACCCTCACCTGCCCCGGAGTCACCGCCACCGGCGAAACCCAGCCGTGGGGCATCCCCGCCCGCGTCCTCACCGAGTACCTCGCCACCCGGGGCATCGTCGTCGAGAAGACCGACAGCTACACCACGCTCATCCTCTTCTCCATGGGCATCACCAAGGGCAAGTGGGGCACCCTCATGGACGCCCTGATGGACTTCAAGACCCTCTACGACACCGACGCCCCGCTCGACCGCGTCCTGCCCGCCCTCACCGCCCGCCACCCGGCGCGCTACCGCGACACCACCCTGCGCGAACTGTGCGCGCACATGCACGAGCACCTCACCCGCGGCGCCTTCATCAACGCCCTCGACGAGGCCTTCCAGGACCTGCCCCAGCCCGTCCACCCGCCCCGCCACTGCTACCAGCAGCTGATCCGCGGCGGCACCGAACGCCTGCGCCTGGCCGACGCCGCACACCGGGTCGCCGCCGCCATGGTGACCGTCACCCCGCCCGGCATCCCCGTCCTCATGCCCGGCGAATCCCTCGGCACCCCCGACGGCGCCCTCCTGCGCTACCTCGGCGCCCTCGAAGCCTTCGACCGCGCCTTCCCGGGATTCGGCAGCGAGGCCCACGGCGTCACCGTCGACCCGGAGACGGGCGACTACCTGATCGAGTGCCTGCGCGACGCCGATGCCGACGGCGTGGAGCGTGTCTGA